The following coding sequences lie in one Musa acuminata AAA Group cultivar baxijiao chromosome BXJ3-1, Cavendish_Baxijiao_AAA, whole genome shotgun sequence genomic window:
- the LOC103978116 gene encoding transcription factor MYB30 — MESKREEKRGKSGNFSEMVRAPCCEKMGLKKGPWTAEEDQVLVAYIQQHGHENWRALPKRAGLLRCGKSCRLRWTNYLRPDIKRGNFTKEEEEAIIKLHEMLGNRWSAIAARLPGRTDNEIKNVWHTHLKKRVKPNQTVQESKRRSRSDVVATRSGAKAIDFQALQAATRPKLESPTPLPVSLEQSYSEISSSVTISSNNKRGETNSAGIKEEVVVSSAHQFSDIDQNFWLDDSFASFCSSSNKDDDGIDFWLQVFMEAGHLEELPEI, encoded by the exons ATGGAAAGCaagagagaggagaagagaggcaaGAGTGGTAACTTCTCCGAGATGGTGAGAGCTCCTTGCTGTGAGAAGATGGGTCTGAAGAAGGGGCCATGGACAGCAGAAGAAGACCAGGTTCTGGTTGCCTACATACAGCAGCATGGTCATGAGAACTGGCGCGCTCTCCCCAAACGAGCAG GGCTGCTGAGGTGTGGGAAGAGTTGCAGGCTTCGGTGGACGAACTATCTCCGTCCTGATATCAAGAGAGGGAACTTTaccaaggaagaagaggaggccatCATCAAATTGCATGAAATGCTTGGCAATAG ATGGTCAGCAATCGCAGCGAGGCTGCCTGGAAGAACAGACAATGAGATCAAGAATGTATGGCACACCCACCTGAAGAAACGAGTTAAACCGAATCAGACAGTCCAAGAATCCAAGCGAAGGAGCCGAAGTGATGTAGTAGCAACACGGTCAGGTGCTAAAGCCATCGACTTTCAAGCATTACAAGCTGCAACGCGACCAAAATTAGAGAGCCCGACTCCTCTTCCTGTGTCCCTAGAACAGTCCTACAGCGAGATCTCATCCTCTGTCACCATTTCGTCTAATAATAAGAGGGGAGAAACTAACAGTGCAGGGATTAAGGAAGAAGTTGTGGTTTCTTCAGCTCATCAATTCTCAGACATCGATCAGAACTTCTGGTTGGACGATTCCTTCGCGTCATTCTGCTCATCCAGTAACAAAGATGATGATGGAATAGACTTTTGGTTGCAGGTGTTCATGGAAGCTGGACACCTCGAGGAATTGCCTGAGATCTGA